In Labrus mixtus chromosome 3, fLabMix1.1, whole genome shotgun sequence, a single window of DNA contains:
- the hmg20b gene encoding SWI/SNF-related matrix-associated actin-dependent regulator of chromatin subfamily E member 1-related isoform X2 produces the protein MGGIKQEQSEASQQPKPSHSMDPPQEEPKKRGWPKGKKRKKVLPNGPKAPVTGYVRFLNERREHMRARYPDLPFPEITKRLGAEWTRLALNDKQRYLDEAEREKMQYAQELKEYQQTEAYQITSAKIQDKRIKKDSPSVFIRTSSESALSKGSDLTRFDIPIFTEEFLDQNKAREAELRRLRKANIEFEEQNAVLQRHIKDMYNAKERLEAELGLDEKRTQSLHQHLLAIKHTLVNSLSSVPLPGTGETASVGNLDSYLSRLSGVLEGNPHKHRALLTQLCDVLSHLDSEKL, from the exons ATGGGAGGCATCAAACAAGAGCAGAGTGAAGCATCACAGCAGCCCAAACCTTCACACTCGATGGATCCACCACAAGAAGAG CCAAAGAAGAGAGGCTGgccaaaaggaaagaaaagaaagaaggtgCTACCAAATGGTCCCAAGGCACCAGTTACAGGATATGTCCGCTTCCTGAATGAACGACGAGAACATATGCGGGCCCGATACCCAGACTTACCTTTCCCAGAAATCACCAAGAGACTTGGAGCAGAGTGGACACGATTGGCCTTGAATGACAAACAG CGCTATCTGGACGAGGCAGAGCGGGAGAAGATGCAGTATGCCCAGGAACTAAAGGAATACCAGCAGACTGAGGCCTATCAGATTACCAGTGCTAAAATACAAGACAAGAGGATCAAGAAAG ATTCTCCGTCTGTTTTTATCAGAACAAGTTCAGAGTCAGCTCTATCAAAG GGTTCTGACCTCACAAGATTTGACATCCCTATCTTCACAGAGGAGTTTCTCGATCAGAACAAAG CTCGAGAGGCTGAGTTGCGAAGGCTTCGTAAGGCCAACATTGAGTTTGAAGAGCAGAATGCAGTGCTTCAGCGACACATTAAGGACATGTACAATGCTAAAGAGCGTCTGGAAGCTGAACTGGGGCTGGACGAAAAGCGAACCCAGTCTCTTCATCAACACTTGCTGgccattaaacacacattggTCAACAGTCTTTCTTCAGTCCCCCTGCCAG GCACAGGTGAGACAGCATCTGTTGGGAACTTGGACTCATACCTGAGTCGTCTCAGTGGAGTCCTGGAGGGAAACCCTCACAAGCATCGTGCCCTGCTCACACAGCTTTGTGATGTCCTCTCTCATTTGGACAG TGAGAAGTTATGA
- the LOC132961998 gene encoding elongation factor 2b-like: MVNFTIDQIRTIMDKKSNIRNMSVIAHVDHGKSTLTDSLVSKAGIIAGARAGETRFTDTRKDEQERCITIKSTAISLYYELSETDMAFIKQTKDGLGFLINLIDSPGHVDFSSEVTAALRVTDGALVVVDCVSGVCVQTETVLRQAIGERIKPVLMMNKMDRALLELQLEPEDLYQTFQRIVESINVIISTYGEDENGPMGHIMVDPVIGTIGFGSGLHGWAFTLKQFAEMYAAKFAAKGNAQLTADEHCKKVEDMMKKLWGDRYFDAANGKFLKNPNGADGTKHPRTFVALILDPIFKVFDAIMNFKKEETAKLIQKLEIKLDADDRDKEGKPLLKAVMRRWLPAGEALLQMITIHLPSPVTAQKYRCELLYEGPGDDEAAMAIKNCDPKGPLMMYISKMVPTTDKGRFYAFGRVFAGCVSTGLKVRIMGPNFVPGKKEDLYVKPIQRTILMMGRYVEPIEDVPCGNIVGLVGVDQYLVKTGTITTYEQAHNMRVMKFSVSPVVRVAVEAKNPADLPKLVEGLKRLSKSDPMVQCIIEESGEHIVAGAGELHLEICLKDLEEDHACIPLKKSDPVVSYRETVSAESSVMCLSKSPNKHNRLFMRARPCEDGLAEDIEKGDVSARQEMKARARYLADKFEWDVGEARKIWCFGPDGTGPNLLVDVTKGVQYLNEIKDSVVAGFQWAVKEGVLCEENMRAIRFDIHDVTLHTDAIHRGGGQIIPTARRVLYACELTAEPRMMEPVYLVEIQCPEGAIGGIYGVLNRRRGHVFEECQVVGTPMYVTKAYLPVMESFGFTADLRSNTGGQAFPQCVFDHWQILQGDPMDPASKPGIVVTDARKRKGLKEGVPALDNYLDKL, translated from the exons ATg GTGAACTTCACCATAGACCAAATTCGTACCATCATGgacaaaaagtccaacattCGTAACATGTCTGTGATTGCGCACGTTGACCATGGTAAGTCCACATTGACGGACTCGCTTGTGTCAAAGGCTGGCATCATTGCCGGTGCCCGTGCAGGAGAGACCCGCTTCACAGATACACGTAAAGATGAACAGGAACGTTGTATCACCATCAAGTCTAC CGCCATTTCCCTTTACTACGAGCTAAGTGAAACTGACATGGCCTTCATTAAGCAGACAAAGGATGGTCTAGGCTTCTTGATCAACCTGATTGACTCACCGGGGCACGTTGACTTCTCCTCTGAAGTGACTGCTGCCCTCCGTGTCACTGATGGAGCCCTGGTTGTTGTGGACTGTGTGTCTG GTGTTTGCGTGCAAACTGAGACAGTGCTTCGTCAGGCCATTGGTGAGCGTATCAAGCCAGTCCTGATGATGAACAAGATGGACCGTGCCCTGCTTGAGTTGCAGCTGGAACCTGAAGACCTTTACCAGACCTTTCAGCGTATTGTTGAGTCAATCAATGTCATCATCTCTACTTACGGAGAGGATGAGAATGGACCCATGGGTCACATCATG GTTGATCCAGTCATTGGTACCATTGGCTTTGGCTCTGGACTCCACGGATGGGCTTTCACCCTGAAGCAGTTTGCTGAGATGTACGCAGCCAAGTTTGCTGCCAAGGGCAACGCCCAGTTGACAGCTGACGAGCACTGCAAGAAGGTGGAAGACATGATGAAGAAACTGTGGGGTGATAG ATACTTCGATGCCGCCAATGGAAAGTTCCTCAAGAATCCTAACGGAGCTGATGGCACCAAACACCCTCGCACCTTTGTTGCTCTTATCCTGGACCCCATCTTCAAG GTTTTCGATGCAATCATGAACTTCAAGAAAGAAGAGACTGCAAAGTTGATCCAGAAGTTGGAGATCAAGTTGGATGCTGATGACAGGGACAAGGAGGGTAAGCCGCTCCTGAAGGCTGTTATGCGTCGCTGGCTCCCTGCTGGTGAGGCCCTCCTTCAGATGATCACTATCCATCTGCCCTCACCTGTCACTGCTCAGAAGTATCGTTGTGAGCTGCTCTATGAAGGACCTGGAGATGACGAGGCTGCCATGG cAATCAAGAACTGTGACCCCAAGGGACCCCTGATGATGTACATCTCAAAAATGGTCCCCACCACTGACAAGGGTCGCTTCTATGCATTTGGCCGTGTGTTCGCTGGCTGTGTCTCCACTGGCCTGAAGGTGCGCATTATGGGACCAAACTTTGTTCCTGGAAAGAAGGAAGACCTCTACGTTAAACCAATTCAGAG GACCATTTTGATGATGGGACGTTATGTTGAGCCCATTGAAGATGTGCCTTGTGGTAACATCGTCGGTCTGGTTGGAGTGGACCAGTACCTTGTGAAGACTGGAACGATCACAACCTATGAGCAGGCACACAACATGAGAGTGATGAAGTTCAGTGTGAGCCCTGTGGTGAGAGTTGCTGTAGAGGCCAAAAACCCTGCTGACCTGCCCAAGCTGGTGGAGGGTCTGAAGCGTCTGTCCAAGTCTGATCCTATGGTGCAATGTATCATTGAGGAGTCTGGAGAACATATTGTCGCTGGTGCTGGAGAGCTGCATCTGGAGATCTGTTTGAAAGATCTGGAGGAGGATCATGCTTGTATTCCACTCAAG AAATCTGATCCAGTGGTGTCCTACAGAGAGACCGTCTCCGCGGAATCAAGTGTCATGTGCCTGTCCAAGTCACCGAACAAGCACAACCGTCTGTTCATGAGGGCCCGTCCCTGCGAAGATGGTCTGGCAGAAGACATTGAGAAGGGGGATGTTAGCGCCCGACAGGAGATGAAGGCCCGTGCCCGCTACCTTGCTGACAAGTTTGAGTGGGATGTCGGTGAGGCCAGAAAGATCTGGTGCTTCGGACCTGACGGAACTGGCCCCAACCTGTTGGTGGACGTAACCAAGGGAGTGCAGTACCTGAATGAGATCAAGGATAGTGTTGTGGCTGGATTCCAGTGGGCTGTCAAGGAG GGTGTCCTCTGTGAAGAAAACATGCGTGCCATTCGCTTTGACATCCATGATGTTACCCTGCACACGGATGCTATTCACCGTGGTGGTGGCCAGATTATTCCAACAGCTCGCAGAGTTCTGTACGCATGTGAGCTCACCGCAGAGCCCAGAATGATGGAGCCAGTCTACTTAGTGGAGATCCAG TGTCCCGAAGGCGCAATTGGTGGAATCTACGGTGTGTTGAATAGGAGGCGTGGTCACGTGTTTGAGGAGTGCCAAGTTGTGGGAACACCCATGTATGTTACCAAGGCCTACCTGCCTGTCATGGAGTCATTCG GTTTCACAGCTGACCTTCGTTCAAACACTGGTGGCCAGGCCTtcccacagtgtgtgtttgaccaTTGGCAGATCCTCCAGGGAGACCCCATGGACCCTGCATCCAAACCTGGCATTGTTGTCACAGACGCACGCAAACGTAAGGGTCTGAAGGAAGGTGTCCCAGCGCTGGACAACTACCTGGACAAATTGTAA
- the hmg20b gene encoding SWI/SNF-related matrix-associated actin-dependent regulator of chromatin subfamily E member 1-related isoform X1 has protein sequence MGGIKQEQSEASQQPKPSHSMDPPQEEPKKRGWPKGKKRKKVLPNGPKAPVTGYVRFLNERREHMRARYPDLPFPEITKRLGAEWTRLALNDKQRYLDEAEREKMQYAQELKEYQQTEAYQITSAKIQDKRIKKEDSPSVFIRTSSESALSKGSDLTRFDIPIFTEEFLDQNKAREAELRRLRKANIEFEEQNAVLQRHIKDMYNAKERLEAELGLDEKRTQSLHQHLLAIKHTLVNSLSSVPLPGTGETASVGNLDSYLSRLSGVLEGNPHKHRALLTQLCDVLSHLDSEKL, from the exons ATGGGAGGCATCAAACAAGAGCAGAGTGAAGCATCACAGCAGCCCAAACCTTCACACTCGATGGATCCACCACAAGAAGAG CCAAAGAAGAGAGGCTGgccaaaaggaaagaaaagaaagaaggtgCTACCAAATGGTCCCAAGGCACCAGTTACAGGATATGTCCGCTTCCTGAATGAACGACGAGAACATATGCGGGCCCGATACCCAGACTTACCTTTCCCAGAAATCACCAAGAGACTTGGAGCAGAGTGGACACGATTGGCCTTGAATGACAAACAG CGCTATCTGGACGAGGCAGAGCGGGAGAAGATGCAGTATGCCCAGGAACTAAAGGAATACCAGCAGACTGAGGCCTATCAGATTACCAGTGCTAAAATACAAGACAAGAGGATCAAGAAAG AAGATTCTCCGTCTGTTTTTATCAGAACAAGTTCAGAGTCAGCTCTATCAAAG GGTTCTGACCTCACAAGATTTGACATCCCTATCTTCACAGAGGAGTTTCTCGATCAGAACAAAG CTCGAGAGGCTGAGTTGCGAAGGCTTCGTAAGGCCAACATTGAGTTTGAAGAGCAGAATGCAGTGCTTCAGCGACACATTAAGGACATGTACAATGCTAAAGAGCGTCTGGAAGCTGAACTGGGGCTGGACGAAAAGCGAACCCAGTCTCTTCATCAACACTTGCTGgccattaaacacacattggTCAACAGTCTTTCTTCAGTCCCCCTGCCAG GCACAGGTGAGACAGCATCTGTTGGGAACTTGGACTCATACCTGAGTCGTCTCAGTGGAGTCCTGGAGGGAAACCCTCACAAGCATCGTGCCCTGCTCACACAGCTTTGTGATGTCCTCTCTCATTTGGACAG TGAGAAGTTATGA